Proteins encoded together in one Rossellomorea sp. y25 window:
- a CDS encoding SCO family protein — MRVKSIIAAIALSLFLLAGCQGESSEESFPMKVEVGDLVAVDQNGETTSLADLNKGKIVIADFIFTNCDTVCLPMTANMSKLQKKIADAGLDDDVQLVSISVDPEHDTPEVLKQYSGRYEMDDENWSFLTGYSRDEIESFANVSFKTPAAQVEGSNQFVHGTSFYLVSEDGVLLKQYEGVSNPPYEEMIEDIEKLK, encoded by the coding sequence GTGAGAGTAAAGTCTATTATTGCTGCGATTGCCTTATCCCTTTTCTTGCTGGCTGGCTGCCAAGGTGAAAGTAGTGAAGAGTCTTTTCCCATGAAAGTAGAGGTCGGTGACTTGGTTGCTGTGGATCAGAATGGGGAGACCACGTCATTAGCGGATCTCAATAAAGGAAAGATTGTGATTGCTGATTTCATCTTTACAAATTGTGATACCGTTTGTCTCCCCATGACAGCGAATATGTCGAAGCTTCAAAAGAAGATAGCAGATGCGGGATTGGATGATGATGTACAGCTGGTTTCGATTAGTGTGGATCCTGAACATGATACTCCTGAGGTGTTGAAACAATATAGTGGACGATATGAAATGGATGATGAGAATTGGAGCTTTTTAACGGGATACTCCCGTGATGAGATTGAATCCTTCGCCAATGTTTCGTTTAAAACTCCTGCTGCTCAAGTAGAAGGATCGAATCAGTTTGTTCATGGAACGTCATTTTATTTAGTGAGTGAAGATGGGGTTTTGTTAAAGCAGTATGAAGGAGTGTCCAATCCTCCTTATGAAGAGATGATTGAGGATATTGAGAAGTTGAAATGA